One genomic region from Leptospira tipperaryensis encodes:
- a CDS encoding succinate:quinone oxidoreductase — MDLKAGYLRSSIGRKTLVAVTGLVYFGFVVVHMLGNLQIFLGQEKINAYGQSLRDIAPLLWVARIILIVSFIIHVYYAITLSIENKKARPVPYSKQNTVQATLASRTMALTGLLIFSFITYHLLHFTLGVTNPDHFAMTDSKGRHDVFTMVILGFQNPIVAGSYIFAMFLLASHISHGVASVFQTLGLTTPELNGKIKAGAILFALLIFVGNTSIPLSILLGYVHP, encoded by the coding sequence ATGGATTTAAAGGCTGGATATCTCCGGTCTTCCATCGGGAGAAAAACTCTCGTGGCAGTAACCGGACTTGTTTATTTCGGCTTTGTTGTTGTTCATATGCTGGGGAATCTTCAGATCTTCCTCGGACAAGAAAAAATCAACGCATATGGCCAATCGCTTAGGGACATCGCCCCCCTTCTCTGGGTAGCCAGAATCATTCTGATCGTAAGCTTTATCATTCACGTTTACTACGCGATAACGCTCTCAATTGAAAACAAAAAGGCTCGTCCCGTTCCCTACTCAAAACAGAATACGGTTCAGGCGACGCTCGCTTCTCGAACCATGGCGCTTACGGGCCTTTTGATTTTTTCCTTTATCACCTATCACCTTCTTCACTTCACGTTAGGCGTAACCAACCCGGATCATTTTGCGATGACCGATTCTAAAGGAAGACACGACGTCTTCACGATGGTGATTCTCGGTTTTCAAAATCCGATCGTTGCGGGTTCTTACATCTTCGCGATGTTCTTACTCGCGTCTCATATCAGTCACGGCGTTGCGAGTGTTTTTCAAACCCTCGGACTTACCACTCCGGAGCTGAATGGAAAGATCAAAGCGGGAGCGATTCTATTTGCTCTGCTCATCTTCGTCGGCAATACTTCTATCCCGCTTTCGATTTTGCTGGGATACGTTCATCCGTAA